From Roseburia hominis, the proteins below share one genomic window:
- a CDS encoding ABC transporter permease has protein sequence MREILLVIYAEIRKQKQHNYHSYFVYFSLLIWPILGFLEVYYTYKPFELTGNIAGIGNAQTLLAFLATGYMAYNCFWSMVQNAWSMSYDERTGGTLEIAFLTPANRLALNYGKALGALIQEAWMFCCFCLFILFYTRSLSLANWYLFPLIFLLLVASSTIWGGMLNAIFLFSRDASIIMDLFDTPMLLFSGTRIPLNAFPLWARLISLLFPLTYCLNLIRLTLHIHQQPTSLFPDLIKLLICLTTMIAITQILLKKAEQTNRQTGELLFY, from the coding sequence GTGAGAGAAATCCTATTAGTAATCTATGCAGAAATCCGCAAACAAAAACAACACAATTACCATTCCTATTTTGTATACTTTTCCCTGCTCATCTGGCCGATCCTGGGATTTTTAGAGGTTTACTATACCTATAAACCCTTTGAGCTTACAGGAAATATTGCCGGAATCGGAAATGCACAGACGCTTCTGGCATTTCTTGCTACCGGTTATATGGCCTATAATTGTTTCTGGTCTATGGTACAAAATGCCTGGTCCATGTCCTACGACGAAAGAACCGGCGGAACTCTGGAAATCGCGTTCCTCACCCCCGCAAACCGCCTTGCCTTAAACTACGGAAAAGCCCTGGGTGCGCTTATTCAGGAAGCCTGGATGTTCTGCTGCTTTTGCCTGTTCATCCTGTTCTACACCCGAAGCCTTAGCCTGGCCAACTGGTACCTCTTCCCGCTCATTTTCCTCCTGCTCGTCGCCTCCTCCACCATTTGGGGCGGAATGCTGAACGCAATCTTTCTCTTCTCCCGCGACGCCTCCATCATAATGGATCTCTTCGACACCCCCATGCTCCTCTTCTCTGGCACCCGAATCCCCCTAAACGCCTTCCCCCTCTGGGCCCGCCTCATCTCCCTGCTATTCCCCCTGACCTACTGCCTGAACCTAATTCGTCTAACCCTCCACATCCACCAACAACCAACCAGTCTCTTCCCCGACCTGATCAAACTCCTAATCTGCCTCACCACCATGATTGCCATAACCCAAATCCTCCTAAAGAAAGCCGAACAAACCAACCGCCAAACCGGAGAACTACTATTTTACTAA
- a CDS encoding MarR family transcriptional regulator translates to MKKLNEDLLSAWLKLRLTISNERIVSDMPYNESLICNILLRNYIRSPKQYLTATDLCKETRMLKSQMNRTLKSLEEKGMIVRERSTEDRRRIYIKFSPDSPDIFTEQHRKNLELVDAIVKKVGVEKSREILENFKLIAEAAEEIINC, encoded by the coding sequence ATGAAAAAACTTAACGAAGACCTCTTGTCCGCATGGTTAAAACTAAGACTAACGATAAGCAATGAACGGATTGTATCGGACATGCCATATAACGAATCCCTGATTTGCAACATTTTGCTCAGAAACTATATCCGCAGCCCTAAGCAGTATCTGACGGCGACTGATCTATGCAAGGAGACGCGCATGCTCAAATCGCAGATGAACAGAACGCTGAAAAGTCTGGAAGAAAAGGGAATGATTGTCAGGGAACGCTCCACAGAAGACCGACGCCGGATTTACATTAAATTTAGTCCCGACAGCCCGGATATTTTTACCGAACAGCATCGGAAGAATCTGGAATTAGTTGACGCTATCGTAAAGAAAGTTGGCGTGGAAAAATCCCGGGAGATTCTGGAAAATTTCAAATTGATCGCCGAAGCGGCAGAAGAGATTATTAATTGCTAG
- a CDS encoding DegV family protein → MIRILVDSSSDYTLAEIKEKNMELLPISIAIGEKTYVDGIDMGRDEFYEILERSGEFPKTSQPSPQEFLDVFEDAKEKGDELICILLSSGLSGTRQTAVMAKSMVDYEQIHIIDSLSATYTIKEMADYACKLRADGKTAKEIVTAVEEMKSKVKVVAALDTLEYLGRGGRISKTVATIGDMANIKPIITVTEKGEIGMLGKCIGRNKAISYIIKHLQELEIDPDFPVYVIYSYGTDNCQRFETKLEKEGIQIADRLQIGSTIGAHIGPEAFGIIFVERVSGK, encoded by the coding sequence ATGATAAGAATACTGGTAGATTCATCATCCGACTACACATTGGCGGAGATCAAAGAAAAGAATATGGAACTCCTGCCCATCAGTATCGCCATCGGGGAAAAGACATACGTAGACGGCATCGACATGGGTAGAGACGAATTCTATGAAATTTTGGAAAGGAGCGGAGAATTTCCAAAGACCTCCCAGCCCTCCCCGCAGGAATTCCTGGATGTTTTCGAGGACGCAAAAGAAAAAGGTGACGAGCTGATCTGCATTCTGTTATCCTCCGGACTCAGCGGCACCCGCCAGACAGCAGTTATGGCTAAAAGCATGGTAGATTATGAACAGATTCATATTATCGATTCGCTTTCCGCTACTTATACGATTAAAGAGATGGCAGATTATGCATGTAAGCTCCGGGCGGACGGAAAAACTGCTAAGGAGATTGTGACCGCCGTGGAGGAGATGAAATCAAAAGTTAAAGTAGTGGCGGCTCTGGATACTCTGGAATATCTCGGAAGAGGCGGAAGAATCAGCAAAACTGTGGCGACGATTGGGGACATGGCCAACATTAAACCTATTATTACAGTCACAGAAAAAGGCGAGATCGGAATGCTTGGAAAATGTATTGGCAGAAATAAGGCTATCAGCTACATCATCAAGCATTTGCAGGAGCTTGAGATTGATCCTGATTTTCCGGTCTATGTCATTTATTCCTATGGCACGGACAACTGTCAGCGTTTTGAGACGAAACTGGAAAAAGAAGGCATTCAGATAGCGGACCGGCTTCAGATTGGTTCTACGATTGGAGCGCATATCGGCCCGGAAGCGTTTGGGATTATTTTTGTGGAACGTGTAAGCGGGAAGTAG
- a CDS encoding ABC transporter ATP-binding protein — protein sequence MREFVELKDVRKIYKMGEIEIAAAAGINFTIKKGEFAVVVGASGAGKTTVLNILGGMDTATSGEVWIDGANVAGYNARQLTSYRRDDIGFVFQFYNLVPNLTALENVELALQICKDPLDAEEVLREVGLGERLKNFPAQLSGGEQQRVSIARALAKNPKLLLCDEPTGALDYNTGKAILKLLQDTCRMRGMTVILITHNSAIAPMADRVIKMKNGKVASIVENPNPVSVETIEW from the coding sequence GTGAGAGAATTCGTAGAACTTAAAGATGTACGCAAGATATACAAAATGGGAGAAATAGAGATTGCTGCCGCCGCCGGCATCAATTTCACAATCAAAAAAGGAGAATTTGCAGTAGTGGTAGGCGCCAGCGGCGCGGGCAAGACGACCGTTCTCAATATCTTAGGAGGCATGGACACAGCGACCAGTGGAGAAGTCTGGATTGACGGCGCCAATGTGGCGGGGTATAATGCCCGCCAACTCACCTCCTATCGAAGGGATGACATCGGATTCGTATTCCAGTTCTATAATCTGGTCCCGAATCTGACGGCCCTTGAAAATGTGGAACTGGCCCTGCAGATCTGCAAGGACCCGCTGGATGCGGAAGAGGTATTAAGAGAAGTAGGGCTTGGAGAGCGCCTCAAGAACTTTCCGGCGCAGCTCTCCGGCGGCGAGCAGCAGAGAGTTTCCATCGCCCGGGCTTTGGCGAAGAATCCCAAGCTGCTCCTGTGCGATGAGCCTACCGGAGCATTGGACTACAATACAGGAAAAGCTATTTTGAAGCTGCTGCAGGACACTTGCCGTATGAGAGGAATGACGGTCATTTTGATCACGCACAATTCGGCGATCGCGCCTATGGCGGACAGGGTCATTAAGATGAAGAATGGAAAAGTGGCTTCCATAGTAGAAAATCCAAACCCGGTTTCGGTGGAGACGATTGAGTGGTAG